The DNA region TTCGCATGCAGATCTTGGTAAAGCTGGCGCACTCCCGCATGGAAAGGCTCATAGATCAACTTCACAAGCTCATTGTGCGTGTCGACGGTCATAGGCGCTTGCATGAGGGGATGTTTGTACGTCGTAATAACCCAGTGAAAACCGCGATTGTGCATTCCCGCAGGATTTACATGTCCCAGCACGGAAGACGCGTCGACATCTTCAGGAATACGATTAAGATCCGCGGCATACCGATGCCATTCTGTTTTTACCAAAGGAAGACGCAATTTATGCAAAGCCGGCTCATAAAGGAAATCGACATAGCGATCGACGTCGCACATCAGAATTTCTTCCGGCAAAGAGTTCAACCACGGTGTTTGCGACGGAATTTTTTCTCCCGAATGGGGAATTGTCACAATCAAAGGAACTTCATTTTCTGCCATGGTGGTCTCCTTGTGCTTCCATCTTGACCTCTTGCGGGGAAAAGGCAAAACTTTTAACTCTAGAGGACTTTATTATGACGGACGCTCCGAAAGCAAAGATTTATACACGGACAGGTGACAAAGGAACGACAAGGCTGGTCGACGGCTCTTGCGTTGAAAAATTCAACCCGCGTGTCGAAGCTTATGGAACTGTGGATGAACTCAACAGCGTCCTTGGCGTGGTGCGCTCCTCCCTTGCTGCGGTGACCGAGATCAAAGCTTTGGATGCCATTCTGGAAAAAGTCCAAAATGAGCTTTTCAATATAGGCAGTCTTTTGGCGACCGAAAAAGATGAAGTTTTTAAACTTCTTCCCGCGATCACTGACGAACAGATTCATTTTCTGGAAAAACAGATTGATCTGCTCACGGTCGAACTTCCAGAACTGCGCAACTTCATTCTGCCGGCAGGTCACCTGGTCGCCGCTCATTTGCATGTCGCCAGAACGAGCTGTCGTCGTGCGGAAAGGCGCTCCGCCGAAATCGCGGTGAAGGACGAACGTTACGCTCAAACACTGCAATATTTAAATCGCCTGAGCGACTATCTTTTCGTCGCGGCTCGCTGGGTAAATCTAAAAACCGGTCACCATGATGTGCTTTGGAAGAAGACTTAATGAAGTTAGAAATTGCCAAGCCCGAAGATGCCGCCGCTCTTGCCGAGTTTTATAAGTCCTTTCCCACTCGCGGCTTGCTAGAGATGAAGACGGACCGGGGGCATGATTTTTTTTCGCCCTACTCGATTCAGTCGGATCAATATCTGACGTATCAACTGAAAGATGAAGAAAAGATCGAGGGCATCGCAAGCTTCGTCGTCCGCGACGTGCTTTTAGACAACAAAGTGCTCCCCGTGGCATTTGGCCGAGATTTACGGATCTCTTCAAACCGTCGGGCGGTGCTAGAGTGGTCCCAACATTTTTTACCGGTGATGGAAGAGGTGTTTCACACCTTTGGCTGCAAACACCTTATTTCGGTATTAAGCATGAGTGACGTGCAGGCGATGAATGCCTTCGTTCGTCCGCGCACAATGAAACGCCCGCTGCCGCATTACTATCTCTATCGTCGTTTCAATATGGTCTCGGTCCACGGGAAACTGCCTTGGGCCTCGATTCCTCTTCCACACTTGCGCATTCGCAGGGGCAGTGCGAGCAACATTGACGCCCTTATTTATTATATCATTCAGAAGTCTCGACAACGAGATCTCAGCACCGTCTGGGATGCTCAAAGTTTTCACGAAAAGCTGGAACGCTGGCAAGGCCTGAAACTGGAAGATTTTCTTATCGCCTTTGATAAAGACGACAACATCGTCGGTTGCGCGGCCCCATGGTCAGCGGGAGGTCTGCAGGAATTTATTCCTATGTCTTACTCGTTACGCGCTCACAACTTCCGCCAGTTTTTGAAGTTTGGCAAAATGCTGGGTTGGACCCGAACCCTGACCAAGCCTTATTCTCGCCTGAAAGTGGAAGCGGGTTTGAACTTCAAATATTTGAATTTTCTTTTTGCCGACAACGGCGATATTTTTGAAAGCCTTTTATGGCGAGCCTACGACGAAGCTCATGAAAATGAATTTATCGTTTATAACCAGGTTCGCTCTGAATTTATCTATCGACGTCCCCGCAACTGGATTTCCGCAAAAATTCCCTTTGGCGTGTACGTGCTTTTGATGCCGGATCAAGAACCACCCGACTTTTTGCATCCCAGCAACGAAAAGCCCATTGAGATGGAACCCTTCTTTGCGCTTTAGGTATCATTTTGCAGAGCTTGTTTTTGTTCAAGATAGGTGCGCAGAAAATACACCTGGCCAAAATTAAAGATGATCAGGGTGAACTTACACAAAAAAGAAAAAATCTGCTTAGAAATCGGAATATCCTGATAGTTCAAGAGTTCACTGCACGCCAGAATCAGCAAGCATCCGGCGAGGTTTGAAAAAACGACGGTGTGATCAATTTCCTCTAATAGAAAAAGGGGGAAAAGAACCACCAGAGTCAGAAAAATATTTATTTCTTTACCCAGCTCTGGAAAAAAGAACACCTGCGCGCAACACAATTGCGTGAAAACGCACAAAGTGGCCACGGCAACATAGTTTTTACTTTTCCAAAACAAAAAGGCCGCGCCCAACTGCCCTCCTGTGCACGTGGCAAAAGCAATGACCACTGCCAAAACACCGATTCCCATAGTCAGATAGTAGACGCAAAATACACTGGATACGATCCACTGAACCAACGAAAAATAGAAACCTATTTTATTTTGCCCGATTGCAGACTCAGTCCGGGGGAAATTTTCGTTTTTACTTGAAGACATGGAATACATAATCTGACTTAAGCCCCTTTAAAAAAACATCACTCAATGATAATTGCAAACCCTGTTCAAAAGTGTTTCGTTTGTGCAATCTTAAAGTGATGGCGTATTTTCGGCACTCTGTTTAAGGAATCTCGCCCTAATAAGCACTGAGCGCCGCTGAGGTCGGCCTCATGTTTGCTCTTTCTGAATGATATGTTTTCTTTTTCGGTAAGCCGTCTCATTTTGAAACACTTCGCCAGAGCCACTTTCTTGCTCTTGGGACTCTTTACAAACGTCGTCTTGGCGCAAGATCACGTGCCTCTTCACGATGGCAATCAGAAAATTTCTTCTGCGGATCGTATTGCCTACATTCTTATTAACTCCCTTCCCGATTCCGGCGTCAAAAAGGGCCTGCAACGCTATTATGAAATCCTCAACCCGCGCGCCTATGAGGGTGACGCTGAAGTGGCCTACAACAACACAGGTTTAAGTCTTTACTTCGACCAACAATTTCGCCACAACGCCTGCTTTGCCGACAAAGCGTTGCGTTTTTATCACAACATTAAAACCACCACGAAAAGCACGCAGAAGACAAACCCCGAGGACCTGCGCCACAGCCGCACCTCTTTAGGTGACACCGCCGGAAGCTCTCGTCCCGATTTGCCCGCCGGCTGGCTTTTCCAAAAAGCACTCACCTTCACAAAGGGCAATGCCAATGCGGCGCTCAGCCTGATTGGACTTTGTGGGCACGATGACATTCGTCAGGGTTCCTATTTTAACGAAGAAGCCGAAGACAAATTGCTTAAAGAAGGCTTTACTTACGATGACCTTTACAGAATACCGGAAGTTGCCGGCGAAGAAGAAACCTTTTGCCCGACTCGCGAAGCGGATTTCTATATCGCACGCTCACTGGCAAAAAAGGCCGACATCAGTGACAGCTTAAAAAAACGTATTCTTGAAGTTCAGTATCCGGGAAAAAAAGCCGTGCAAATTGCCTCTAAAAACTATCATGTTTTAGGCGCCGCCTTCATGACTTGCCAGATGATCGAAGCAGGCATGAATCCTTATCTTGCTATCCAGGTCGAAACAACCGCCGCCAATCTCTATCGTGGCATCCGTCTTTGTCAGAATATCGAAGAGCCAGCCCGCATGTTCTGGAAGCTGCAAAAGATGCCGGAAATTCTTCGTCGTCCCTTTGCTTACACATTTGAAGAGGCTGTCGTCAGAAAAACATTAGATCGCGGTCTTAACAAAGAATGTACAATGAAGAAGATCGAAACGGATCCTCTTTGCGAATTGCTCTACAAAGTCGGTTCCGGGTTTGATTTGACCTCTCCCCGCGCGCAAGAACGCGCGAAAGC from Bdellovibrio sp. ArHS includes:
- a CDS encoding N-formylglutamate amidohydrolase produces the protein MAENEVPLIVTIPHSGEKIPSQTPWLNSLPEEILMCDVDRYVDFLYEPALHKLRLPLVKTEWHRYAADLNRIPEDVDASSVLGHVNPAGMHNRGFHWVITTYKHPLMQAPMTVDTHNELVKLIYEPFHAGVRQLYQDLHAKGFKKTFHIDAHSMPSVGTSEHRDPGELRADIVVSDSKGKSCDPRFKDLVIAAYATAGFKVGYNWPYFGGRVTEQYGDPRRDQHTLQVEMNRSLYMDEKTKKLKPEEAKKVQEKVFFALSYIRNNLLHIM
- a CDS encoding cob(I)yrinic acid a,c-diamide adenosyltransferase; protein product: MTDAPKAKIYTRTGDKGTTRLVDGSCVEKFNPRVEAYGTVDELNSVLGVVRSSLAAVTEIKALDAILEKVQNELFNIGSLLATEKDEVFKLLPAITDEQIHFLEKQIDLLTVELPELRNFILPAGHLVAAHLHVARTSCRRAERRSAEIAVKDERYAQTLQYLNRLSDYLFVAARWVNLKTGHHDVLWKKT